A single window of Methylocella tundrae DNA harbors:
- a CDS encoding DUF2380 domain-containing protein: MRHLLLPILAAGLWLAPSCGKAEDAGAKVQGGAIAVIDFDYLDTSGEVRDQRKEHEARLTAFAGALRSDLAKGSQFQVVTPVCSPEPCSLTGTTVPNLLAAAREAGADVVIIGGIHKMSTLVQWAKIEAIDAKTGRVLFDKLFTFRGDTDDAWRRAEAFIFDEVTALPPS, encoded by the coding sequence ATGCGTCATTTACTTCTTCCGATACTGGCTGCCGGCCTGTGGCTGGCGCCGTCCTGCGGCAAGGCCGAGGATGCCGGCGCGAAGGTGCAGGGCGGCGCGATCGCGGTGATCGACTTCGACTATCTCGACACGTCGGGCGAGGTGCGCGATCAGCGCAAAGAGCATGAGGCGCGGCTCACCGCCTTCGCGGGCGCCCTCAGGAGCGATCTCGCCAAAGGCTCGCAGTTCCAGGTCGTGACGCCGGTGTGCAGCCCCGAGCCATGCTCTCTCACGGGCACGACTGTTCCCAATCTCCTCGCCGCCGCGCGCGAAGCTGGCGCGGACGTCGTCATTATTGGCGGGATCCACAAGATGAGCACGCTGGTGCAATGGGCGAAGATCGAGGCGATCGACGCCAAGACGGGGCGCGTCCTGTTCGACAAGCTGTTCACCTTTCGCGGCGACACGGACGACGCCTGGCGCCGGGCCGAAGCCTTCATCTTC
- a CDS encoding sensor histidine kinase, translating into MRASRIDLKLRLALRVAALAAFCFAAAAAYVLFETDRAAQARANWIAEVLAKDLALQQGQLHWIKGAPSQFPDLQRIAPALMAPGVCVAYRARDGEMIQRLCSGVAPGDAGAPQLFADLYQRLFGADRESARPVIYHGEAQGEAVASIDRQSLIGQSWHETSRLVGVLAVALLALCVLVYAALADALRPTRAIRAGLQRLAAGDLSARLPPFDLAELSAVGNVFNHLAGSLETTLAERNALTQRLIAVQDEERRHLARELHDEFGQCLAAIGAVAASADQTARREYPALAPACQSIARTAAHMMEVLRGALLRLRPPDVDELGLAASLEGLVSGWNGRCAGGTRFSIELGGEFDALPRDFAASLYRIAQEAITNAAKHAEASQVTLRLDMREPAEADQRARIELTVDDDGKAGADVSVKSGMGLLGMRERIAALGGALSIETSRPSGLRLRARIPVPPAETPPDETRDAA; encoded by the coding sequence ATGCGAGCGTCAAGGATCGACCTCAAGCTTCGGCTCGCCCTGCGCGTCGCCGCTCTGGCGGCGTTCTGTTTCGCCGCCGCCGCGGCTTACGTTCTGTTCGAGACGGACCGCGCCGCGCAGGCGCGGGCGAACTGGATCGCCGAGGTCCTCGCCAAAGACCTCGCGCTGCAACAGGGCCAGCTCCACTGGATCAAGGGCGCGCCCAGCCAGTTCCCCGATTTGCAGAGAATTGCGCCGGCGCTGATGGCGCCCGGCGTCTGCGTCGCCTATCGCGCGCGGGATGGCGAGATGATTCAGCGCCTGTGCAGCGGCGTCGCGCCCGGCGACGCCGGCGCCCCACAGCTTTTCGCCGACCTCTACCAGCGCCTGTTTGGCGCGGACCGGGAGTCGGCGCGTCCCGTCATCTACCACGGCGAGGCGCAGGGGGAGGCTGTGGCGTCCATTGATCGCCAGAGCCTCATCGGACAGAGCTGGCATGAGACGAGCCGCCTCGTCGGGGTCCTCGCCGTCGCGTTGCTTGCGTTGTGCGTCCTTGTCTACGCTGCGCTCGCCGACGCCTTGCGGCCGACCCGGGCGATCCGCGCCGGGCTTCAGCGCCTCGCCGCCGGCGATCTCTCGGCGCGTCTGCCGCCCTTCGACCTCGCCGAGCTTTCGGCGGTCGGCAACGTCTTCAATCATCTCGCCGGCAGCCTTGAGACGACGCTCGCCGAGCGCAACGCGCTGACGCAGCGGCTGATCGCGGTCCAGGACGAGGAGCGGCGCCATCTTGCGCGCGAGCTGCACGATGAATTCGGGCAGTGCCTCGCCGCCATCGGTGCGGTCGCGGCCTCCGCCGACCAGACCGCGCGGCGGGAGTATCCGGCGCTGGCGCCCGCGTGCCAGAGCATCGCCCGCACGGCCGCGCATATGATGGAGGTGCTGCGCGGCGCGCTTTTGCGCCTGCGTCCGCCCGATGTCGATGAGCTTGGCCTCGCCGCGAGCCTTGAAGGCTTGGTTTCTGGATGGAACGGCCGCTGCGCTGGCGGCACGCGTTTTTCAATCGAGCTTGGCGGCGAATTCGACGCGCTGCCGCGCGATTTCGCGGCGAGCCTTTACAGGATCGCGCAGGAAGCGATCACCAATGCCGCGAAACATGCAGAGGCTTCGCAGGTGACGCTGAGGCTTGACATGCGGGAGCCCGCCGAAGCGGATCAGCGCGCGCGCATCGAGCTTACAGTCGATGACGACGGCAAGGCCGGGGCCGACGTCTCGGTCAAATCCGGCATGGGGCTGCTTGGCATGCGCGAGCGCATCGCCGCGCTCGGCGGCGCATTGAGCATCGAGACCTCGCGCCCGAGCGGGCTTCGCCTTCGCGCGCGAATTCCCGTCCCGCCAGCGGAAACGCCCCCGGACGAGACGAGGGACGCGGCGTGA
- a CDS encoding response regulator has translation MLVDDHAIVREGYRALLQQQPRLKIVAEASDGAEAYRLFKQAKPDLVIMDLTMPGFGGVEAIRRIRQWDPNARILVFTMHQNAAYAVQAIRAGAKGYVTKSSPPEALVRAAFDVLQGRIALSADIDHELALSRVADAPVATDVLTPREFEILRMLLAENSTEDIAGILHVSPKTVANTRYLIKGKLGVSSDIELVLAALRQGILGESGRVEPDAGGPSCRDDVN, from the coding sequence ATGCTCGTCGACGATCATGCGATAGTGCGCGAAGGCTATCGCGCGCTGTTGCAGCAACAGCCGCGCCTCAAGATCGTCGCCGAAGCGAGCGATGGCGCCGAGGCCTATCGTCTGTTCAAGCAAGCGAAGCCGGATCTCGTCATCATGGATCTAACCATGCCGGGCTTCGGCGGCGTCGAAGCTATCAGGCGCATCCGGCAATGGGATCCCAATGCCCGCATTCTGGTCTTCACCATGCATCAGAACGCCGCTTACGCCGTGCAGGCGATCCGCGCCGGGGCGAAGGGCTATGTCACCAAAAGCAGTCCGCCCGAAGCGCTGGTGCGCGCCGCCTTCGATGTGCTGCAAGGCAGAATTGCGCTCAGCGCCGACATAGACCATGAGCTCGCGCTGAGCCGCGTCGCAGATGCGCCGGTCGCCACCGATGTGCTGACGCCGCGCGAGTTCGAGATTTTACGCATGTTGCTTGCGGAAAACTCGACCGAGGACATCGCCGGAATTCTTCACGTCAGCCCGAAGACGGTGGCGAATACGCGCTACCTCATCAAGGGCAAGCTTGGCGTTTCCTCCGACATTGAACTCGTTCTCGCGGCGCTGCGGCAGGGAATTTTGGGCGAGAGCGGACGCGTGGAGCCGGATGCGGGCGGCCCCTCGTGTCGCGATGACGTTAATTAG
- a CDS encoding transposase: MENDRRESLQRGIRHYDLGLPPASAPSPTLDPTTGRKISSLTAAALCVKPRGQMTPQQIASINALKIESAEFTIMRQLAMRFRGLLMGGSIEKLGVWLQDARLSGVYAMQRFARTARQDIDALRNAVLEPWSNGQTEDQINRLKAIKRAMYGRAGVELLRARMIPLYQDDLHQE; the protein is encoded by the coding sequence ATGGAAAACGACCGCCGAGAATCCCTCCAGCGAGGAATTCGTCACTACGATCTAGGTCTGCCTCCGGCCTCGGCGCCATCGCCGACGCTGGACCCGACGACCGGTCGCAAAATTTCGTCCCTGACGGCGGCGGCGCTTTGCGTGAAGCCGCGCGGGCAGATGACGCCCCAGCAAATCGCCAGCATCAACGCGCTGAAGATCGAATCCGCCGAGTTCACCATCATGCGCCAGCTGGCAATGCGATTCCGTGGTTTGTTAATGGGCGGCTCGATTGAAAAGCTCGGCGTTTGGCTGCAGGATGCGCGCCTATCAGGTGTCTACGCCATGCAGCGCTTCGCGCGAACTGCGCGTCAGGATATCGATGCCCTCCGAAACGCGGTGCTGGAGCCCTGGAGCAATGGGCAGACGGAGGACCAGATCAATCGGTTGAAAGCGATCAAGCGGGCCATGTATGGCCGCGCCGGCGTCGAACTGCTACGCGCTCGGATGATTCCGCTTTATCAAGATGATTTGCACCAAGAGTGA
- a CDS encoding IS630 family transposase, which yields MTAPYSVDLRERALARKASGETNREIAAALRISPSCVSKRTTRQRKTGSLAPARIGGYKPRALSGDCAAWLRSRIASGPFTLRGLAAELAERGIKTHPKAVWVFVHAEGLSFKKNLLPEEQMRPDVARKRARWKAYQSRIAPSRLVFIDETWVKTNMAPLRGWGPRSQRLKAYAPHSHWKTLTFIAALRHDRIDAPFVIDGPINGEMFLLYVEKVLAPTLSAGDVVVLDNLGSHKGKAARAAVRARGAHLIFLPPYSPDLNPIEQVFAKLKHLIRKAQPRDVEATWRKAGQLLDLFAPKECANYLTNSGYGSV from the coding sequence ATGACGGCTCCGTATTCGGTTGATCTTCGTGAACGGGCGCTGGCGCGGAAGGCCTCGGGCGAGACAAACCGGGAAATCGCCGCTGCGCTACGGATCAGTCCCTCTTGCGTCTCGAAGAGGACGACGCGCCAGCGCAAGACCGGCTCGCTGGCCCCCGCTCGGATCGGCGGCTACAAACCTCGGGCGCTGTCGGGTGATTGCGCCGCGTGGTTGCGTTCGCGCATCGCCTCTGGGCCGTTCACGCTGCGAGGACTGGCGGCGGAATTGGCCGAGCGCGGGATCAAGACCCATCCAAAGGCGGTGTGGGTATTCGTCCACGCCGAGGGCCTGAGCTTCAAAAAAAACCTGCTGCCCGAGGAACAGATGCGCCCTGACGTGGCGCGAAAGCGCGCCCGTTGGAAGGCATATCAGAGCCGGATCGCGCCTTCGCGCCTTGTGTTCATCGACGAGACCTGGGTGAAGACCAACATGGCGCCTCTACGCGGTTGGGGACCACGGAGCCAGCGGCTGAAGGCCTATGCGCCGCACAGCCACTGGAAGACCCTGACCTTCATCGCCGCCTTGCGTCATGACCGCATCGACGCGCCCTTTGTGATTGACGGCCCCATCAACGGCGAGATGTTCCTGCTCTATGTTGAGAAGGTCCTGGCCCCCACGCTCTCTGCGGGCGACGTCGTCGTGTTGGATAATCTCGGTAGCCACAAAGGAAAAGCCGCCCGCGCCGCCGTCAGAGCCAGGGGAGCCCATCTCATCTTCCTACCGCCCTACAGCCCCGACCTGAACCCCATCGAACAGGTGTTCGCCAAGCTCAAACACCTGATACGCAAGGCCCAGCCCCGTGACGTCGAAGCCACTTGGAGAAAAGCCGGTCAACTCCTCGACCTCTTCGCTCCAAAAGAGTGCGCCAACTACCTCACGAACTCAGGATACGGTTCCGTCTAA
- the fae gene encoding formaldehyde-activating enzyme, translating to MAGLTIDRVLVAEALVGEGNELAHIDLIMGPRGSAAEIAFCNTLTNQKRGDNALLALVAPNLMAKPMTLMFNKVEIKNATQATQMFGPAQRGVAKAVVDSVKAGIIPEAEAENVFICVGVFIHWEAKDNTKIQDWNYEATKIAIARAVKGEPKIAEVIAQEDVMHHPLAAHV from the coding sequence ATGGCCGGATTAACGATCGATCGGGTTCTTGTCGCGGAAGCCCTCGTAGGCGAGGGCAACGAATTGGCGCATATCGACCTTATTATGGGGCCAAGGGGAAGCGCCGCGGAAATTGCTTTCTGCAACACGCTTACCAATCAAAAGCGGGGCGATAATGCGCTTCTCGCGCTTGTGGCGCCCAATTTGATGGCCAAGCCAATGACCTTAATGTTCAACAAGGTCGAGATCAAGAATGCGACTCAAGCAACCCAGATGTTTGGCCCTGCGCAACGCGGAGTTGCGAAAGCAGTGGTGGATTCCGTCAAGGCTGGAATCATTCCCGAGGCCGAAGCCGAGAATGTGTTCATTTGCGTCGGAGTCTTCATCCATTGGGAGGCCAAAGACAATACGAAGATCCAGGATTGGAACTATGAAGCGACTAAAATCGCAATCGCTCGCGCCGTTAAGGGCGAGCCGAAAATAGCCGAAGTCATTGCGCAAGAAGATGTGATGCACCATCCTCTTGCAGCCCACGTTTGA
- a CDS encoding IS5 family transposase yields MRGSDEQAGRLFSYVDLETRVRRDHPLRAIRAIVNDALSALAPDFAALYSKTGRPSIAPERLLRAMLLQAFYSVRSERQLMERLDTDLLFRWFVGLSVDDAVWDATVFSKNRDRLLEGAIAAKFLAAVLARPRVKKLLSNEHFSVDGTLIEAWASMKSFKPRDGSGDEPPPGSGRNTEVDFKGEKRSNESHASTTDPEAKLYRKGAGMEARLAFLGHALMENRSGLIVNACLTPADGQAERTAALVMIEPLANRPSGVTLGADKGYDARVFVNELRSMNVRPHVAQNNNGRRSAIDRRTTRHPGYAVSQRIRKRIEEAFGWMKTVAGQRKTRFRGVERVGWSFAFAAAAYNLIRLPKLMGETA; encoded by the coding sequence ATGCGCGGGTCGGACGAACAGGCGGGGCGGCTTTTCAGCTATGTCGATCTGGAGACGAGGGTGCGGCGGGATCATCCGCTGCGCGCGATCCGGGCGATTGTGAACGATGCGCTGTCGGCCTTGGCGCCGGATTTCGCGGCGCTTTATTCGAAGACCGGCCGGCCGTCGATCGCGCCGGAGCGGCTGTTGCGCGCCATGCTGCTGCAAGCCTTCTATTCGGTGCGCTCCGAACGGCAGTTGATGGAGCGGCTCGACACCGATCTTCTGTTTCGCTGGTTCGTCGGCCTTTCGGTCGACGATGCGGTGTGGGACGCTACCGTGTTCTCGAAGAACCGCGACCGCCTGCTTGAAGGCGCCATCGCGGCAAAATTTCTGGCGGCGGTTCTGGCTCGGCCCCGCGTGAAGAAGCTTCTGTCAAACGAGCATTTCTCCGTTGACGGCACATTGATCGAGGCCTGGGCGTCGATGAAGAGCTTCAAGCCCAGGGACGGCTCGGGCGATGAGCCGCCGCCCGGCTCCGGACGTAACACCGAGGTTGATTTCAAGGGCGAGAAGCGCTCGAACGAGTCGCACGCCTCGACCACCGATCCCGAGGCCAAGCTCTACCGCAAGGGCGCGGGCATGGAAGCCAGGCTCGCTTTTCTTGGCCACGCCTTGATGGAGAATCGCTCCGGCCTCATCGTCAACGCCTGCCTGACCCCAGCCGACGGCCAAGCCGAACGAACCGCCGCGCTCGTTATGATCGAGCCGCTCGCCAATCGCCCGTCCGGCGTGACGCTTGGCGCCGACAAGGGCTATGACGCCCGCGTTTTCGTCAATGAGCTGCGCTCGATGAACGTGCGGCCGCATGTGGCGCAAAACAACAATGGACGCCGCTCGGCCATCGACCGGCGCACGACGCGCCATCCCGGCTATGCGGTCAGCCAGCGCATCAGAAAACGTATTGAAGAAGCGTTCGGCTGGATGAAGACGGTCGCTGGTCAGCGCAAGACCAGGTTCCGGGGCGTCGAGCGGGTCGGCTGGTCCTTCGCCTTCGCAGCCGCCGCCTATAATCTCATCCGATTGCCGAAGTTGATGGGGGAAACCGCGTGA
- a CDS encoding helix-turn-helix transcriptional regulator, with amino-acid sequence MRYQPSQRLFRLALSLAASRTGLTLDEMAAELEVGRRTAERLRDSLAAMFHQMTWWEDEERVRRWRLPGSALVGVVEPRPEAVAAIETAARECAMRGEDDRAALLREASTTLRAVMAPDALRRAEPDVAALMEAEGIAMRPGPRPIIAAGVLPTLRRAILGMQLVVIRYEGPNAEEPATRILCPYGILYGGRGWLVAHADQRPDMRLWRLDRIVSIDLLDRGFARREDFDLSAYAAQSFGVFQEEPIDVVLRFEPEATDEAASWLFHPSQSTERDADGALIVRFRAGGALEMCWHLFSWGTAVTVVAPEKLRDELGTLARGVLAHHLSKR; translated from the coding sequence ATGCGCTACCAACCCTCGCAACGACTGTTTCGTCTTGCCCTCAGCCTCGCTGCGAGCCGCACCGGGCTGACGCTCGACGAAATGGCGGCCGAGCTCGAAGTCGGGCGCCGGACGGCCGAGCGGCTGCGCGATTCCCTGGCGGCCATGTTCCATCAGATGACATGGTGGGAGGATGAAGAGCGGGTGCGCCGCTGGCGGCTGCCGGGAAGCGCCCTCGTCGGCGTCGTCGAGCCCCGGCCGGAGGCCGTGGCTGCGATCGAAACCGCGGCGCGCGAATGCGCCATGCGCGGCGAAGACGACCGCGCGGCGCTGCTGCGGGAGGCGTCGACCACTTTGCGGGCGGTGATGGCGCCGGATGCGCTCCGTCGCGCCGAGCCCGATGTCGCCGCGCTGATGGAGGCCGAGGGCATTGCGATGCGGCCGGGGCCGCGGCCGATCATCGCCGCGGGCGTGCTGCCAACATTGCGCCGCGCGATTCTCGGCATGCAACTCGTGGTCATTCGCTACGAGGGCCCAAACGCCGAGGAGCCGGCGACGCGCATCCTGTGCCCCTATGGCATTCTCTATGGCGGGCGTGGGTGGCTCGTCGCCCATGCGGACCAGCGCCCGGACATGCGCTTGTGGCGGCTGGATCGCATCGTCTCCATCGACCTGCTCGATCGCGGGTTCGCGCGCCGCGAGGACTTCGATCTCTCGGCCTATGCGGCGCAGTCCTTCGGTGTTTTCCAGGAGGAGCCGATCGACGTCGTGCTGCGGTTTGAGCCCGAGGCGACGGATGAGGCCGCCAGCTGGCTGTTTCATCCGTCGCAAAGCACCGAGCGCGACGCGGATGGCGCGCTGATCGTGCGCTTCCGCGCCGGCGGCGCGCTGGAAATGTGCTGGCATCTGTTTTCTTGGGGAACTGCGGTTACCGTCGTGGCGCCGGAGAAATTGCGCGATGAACTCGGTACACTAGCTCGAGGGGTCTTGGCCCACCACCTATCGAAACGGTGA
- a CDS encoding ADP-ribosylglycohydrolase family protein encodes MTNAHFGGDARQGGRTEVSCGGEIDTDGAIGAMLGLAVGDALGATLEFSQRDCSPEIRDILGGRPFRLKPGECTDDPSMTPALFISISLIGE; translated from the coding sequence ATGACCAATGCGCATTTTGGCGGCGATGCCCGGCAGGGCGGCCGCACCGAGGTTTCCTGCGGCGGCGAGATCGACACCGACGGCGCTATCGGCGCGATGCTGGGCCTCGCCGTCGGCGACGCGCTCGGCGCGACGCTCGAATTCTCGCAGCGGGATTGCTCCCCGGAAATCCGCGATATTCTGGGCGGTCGCCCGTTTCGCCTCAAGCCGGGCGAATGCACCGATGACCCCAGCATGACGCCCGCCCTTTTCATCTCGATTTCTCTGATTGGGGAGTGA
- a CDS encoding PD-(D/E)XK nuclease family protein — MRRTIVVHTRLSGHMARVAAARRGEHGVQILTMSQLASRLAGGFLQPIDPDALQDAVRKALSAGSLGDLDAIKTLPGMVRAVVDTLDKIWRAGIDLSTSSEPRLRALRMLEVETLRRLPASMKRPAGLVELACARIGHAPAVIGPVEIRGHSEMSPCWRPLLSALTNAVPVVWVAEARSVPSWLTETAVEIRREAPPAPTVALFSCATPQHEALEAVRWMRELIASGKARPEDIAIAVASPADFDDHIMALSADANIPIHFVHGLRAVTTRDGQTVAALAETLLKGVSQERIGRLFKLLPEATPALTGLPSDWARVLPKDAPLTTVQRWRQAFDQVAPEDWPEGIDRSNLVMDVLQLIERGPEEAADTGERLLSGKALALWKKALADGPAAALTVTLAQLRIPDGLEPAANVIWTSAISLASATRPFVRLLALNSGRWPRRISEDRLIPDHIIPIEELDPLPVADGDRRDFLTILSSAHSAAMSFSRRDVGGRLLGKSPLINGFAEIYLSRGRTPEHAASESDRLLARPGEFRQTPIAISGAACWDDWSRPEITAHDGLVGPGRPRLQNVFKGPLSATSLKLLLRDPIRFVWRYALGWKQPDVAEEPLNLDALAFGILIHSILQEAVQSLEASGGFGRASQAKMKQAVDEAIASVKLAWEREQPTPPPVIWGAALDRAKDLSVKALGYRLPPLHGQKSWTEIPFGRPDGPPQADMPWDPTRGVEIPGTGVFIQGNIDRLDLAADCSAARVIDYKTGKLHDDMADVAIRGGDELQRCLYAFAVKTLIGPDIKVDAALLYPRAAEDKQPLCPLSDVDGALSQLAAAIGLARANIEAGLALPGIAAADAYNDFVFALPAGAAYLPRKSALAAEKLGQATKIWEAL, encoded by the coding sequence ATGCGCCGAACGATCGTCGTTCACACGCGACTGTCTGGCCATATGGCGCGCGTCGCCGCCGCGCGGCGCGGCGAGCATGGTGTTCAAATCCTCACCATGTCGCAGCTGGCAAGCCGGCTCGCCGGCGGGTTCCTGCAGCCGATTGACCCTGACGCGCTCCAGGACGCCGTTCGGAAGGCGTTGTCCGCCGGGAGCCTCGGCGATCTCGACGCGATCAAGACGCTTCCGGGCATGGTTCGCGCCGTGGTCGATACGCTGGACAAGATCTGGCGCGCCGGGATCGATCTGTCGACCTCGTCCGAACCCCGTCTTCGGGCGCTGCGCATGCTCGAAGTTGAAACGCTGCGGCGATTGCCCGCCTCGATGAAGCGCCCGGCTGGACTCGTCGAACTCGCCTGCGCCCGCATCGGTCATGCGCCAGCGGTCATCGGACCCGTGGAGATCCGTGGCCATAGCGAAATGTCGCCTTGCTGGCGACCCCTACTTTCGGCGTTGACGAACGCAGTTCCCGTCGTTTGGGTCGCGGAGGCCAGGTCCGTTCCGTCCTGGTTGACGGAAACGGCGGTCGAGATCCGCCGGGAGGCGCCCCCTGCCCCGACCGTCGCGCTGTTTTCATGCGCGACGCCGCAGCATGAGGCGCTCGAGGCGGTTCGGTGGATGCGCGAACTCATCGCCAGCGGAAAGGCTCGTCCCGAGGACATTGCCATCGCCGTCGCGAGCCCGGCCGACTTCGACGATCACATCATGGCGCTCTCGGCAGACGCCAATATTCCGATTCATTTCGTCCACGGCCTACGTGCGGTGACGACGCGGGACGGGCAGACTGTGGCGGCTCTGGCCGAAACGCTGCTGAAAGGCGTTTCGCAGGAACGGATTGGCCGGTTGTTCAAGCTCCTGCCTGAAGCGACGCCGGCACTCACAGGGCTCCCCAGCGACTGGGCGCGCGTTTTGCCGAAGGACGCCCCGCTCACGACCGTCCAGCGCTGGCGGCAGGCATTCGACCAGGTCGCGCCTGAAGATTGGCCGGAGGGAATCGACCGGTCGAACCTCGTCATGGACGTCCTCCAGCTCATCGAGCGGGGACCGGAAGAAGCGGCGGACACAGGCGAAAGGCTCCTTTCCGGGAAAGCGCTCGCGCTCTGGAAAAAGGCGCTCGCCGACGGGCCGGCCGCCGCGTTGACGGTGACCCTCGCGCAGCTCCGCATTCCCGATGGCCTCGAGCCGGCGGCGAACGTCATCTGGACGTCGGCGATCTCGCTTGCTTCCGCGACGCGGCCCTTTGTGCGTCTGCTGGCGCTTAACTCCGGTCGCTGGCCGCGTCGGATTTCCGAAGACAGGCTGATTCCGGATCACATCATTCCCATCGAAGAGCTCGACCCCCTGCCCGTCGCTGATGGCGATCGGCGGGATTTCCTGACAATCCTGAGCAGCGCGCATTCGGCCGCGATGTCCTTCAGCCGTCGCGACGTTGGCGGCCGGCTGCTTGGCAAGTCGCCTCTGATAAATGGATTCGCCGAGATCTATCTCAGCCGCGGCCGGACGCCCGAGCACGCCGCTAGCGAATCGGACCGGCTGCTGGCGCGGCCAGGCGAATTCAGGCAAACCCCGATCGCGATATCGGGCGCCGCCTGCTGGGACGACTGGTCGCGACCGGAGATCACCGCCCATGACGGCCTCGTCGGCCCTGGACGCCCGCGCCTCCAGAACGTGTTTAAGGGGCCTCTGTCGGCCACCTCGCTGAAACTCCTGTTGAGGGACCCGATCCGCTTCGTCTGGCGCTACGCCCTTGGCTGGAAACAGCCGGACGTGGCTGAAGAGCCGCTGAACCTGGACGCTTTGGCCTTCGGCATTCTCATCCACAGCATCCTGCAGGAAGCGGTGCAATCGCTCGAGGCGTCCGGCGGCTTCGGACGCGCGTCCCAGGCGAAGATGAAGCAGGCCGTCGATGAAGCCATTGCATCGGTCAAACTGGCGTGGGAGCGCGAACAACCGACGCCGCCCCCGGTGATCTGGGGCGCCGCGCTCGACCGCGCAAAAGACCTCTCCGTCAAAGCGCTCGGTTATCGCCTCCCGCCGCTGCATGGGCAGAAGAGTTGGACGGAAATACCGTTTGGACGGCCGGATGGCCCGCCGCAGGCCGATATGCCCTGGGATCCGACCCGCGGCGTCGAGATCCCCGGAACGGGGGTCTTCATCCAGGGCAATATCGACCGGCTGGATCTCGCCGCCGATTGCTCCGCGGCCCGGGTCATCGATTACAAGACAGGGAAGCTGCACGACGACATGGCGGATGTCGCGATAAGGGGCGGCGATGAGCTACAGCGCTGTCTCTACGCCTTCGCCGTCAAAACGCTCATCGGACCCGACATTAAAGTCGACGCCGCGCTGCTCTACCCGCGCGCAGCCGAAGACAAGCAGCCCCTGTGCCCCCTTTCCGACGTCGATGGGGCGCTGTCGCAACTCGCTGCTGCGATCGGCCTTGCGCGAGCGAACATCGAGGCGGGCCTGGCCTTGCCGGGCATCGCCGCCGCGGACGCTTACAACGACTTCGTGTTCGCCCTGCCGGCCGGCGCTGCTTATCTACCGCGCAAAAGCGCGCTGGCGGCGGAAAAACTCGGGCAAGCTACAAAGATTTGGGAGGCCCTGTGA